Proteins found in one Eretmochelys imbricata isolate rEreImb1 chromosome 9, rEreImb1.hap1, whole genome shotgun sequence genomic segment:
- the POU3F4 gene encoding POU domain, class 3, transcription factor 4, translated as MATAASNPYSILSSSSLVHADSAGMQQGSPFRNPQKLLQSDYLQGVPSNGHPLGHHWVTSLSDGTPWSSTLATSPLDQQDVKPGREDLQLGAIIHHRSPHVSHHSPHTNHPNAWGASPAHNSSITSSGQPINVYSQPGFTVSGMLDHGGLTPPPASATTQSLHPVLRDPADHGDIGSHHCQDHSDEETPTSDELEQFAKQFKQRRIKLGFTQADVGLALGTLYGNVFSQTTICRFEALQLSFKNMCKLKPLLNKWLEEADSSTGSPTSIDKIAAQGRKRKKRTSIEVSVKGVLETHFLKCPKPAAQEISSLADSLQLEKEVVRVWFCNRRQKEKRMTPPGDQQQHEVYSHNVKTDTSCHDL; from the coding sequence ATGGCCACAGCTGCCTCTAATCCCTACAGCATTCTCAGTTCCAGCTCCTTAGTCCATGCAGACTCTGCGGGCATGCAGCAAGGGAGTCCTTTCAGAAACCCTCAAAAACTTCTCCAAAGTGACTACTTACAGGGAGTTCCTAGCAATGGGCATCCTCTCGGACACCACTGGGTGACCAGCCTCAGTGATGGGACTCCGTGGTCCTCCACGCTAGCGACGAGCCCCCTCGACCAGCAAGACGTGAAGCCAGGAAGAGAAGATCTCCAGCTTGGCGCAATCATCCATCACAGGTCGCCTCATGTGTCTCACCACTCGCCCCATACAAATCATCCCAACGCATGGGGAGCCAGTCCAGCTCATAACTCATCAATAACCTCCAGTGGACAGCCTATTAATGTCTACTCGCAACCTGGCTTCACAGTCAGTGGCATGTTGGACCATGGGGGTCTAACACCACCTCCAGCCTCAGCCACTACCCAAAGCTTGCACCCAGTGCTGAGGGACCCCGCAGATCATGGAGATATAGGCTCCCATCACTGTCAGGATCACTCTGACGAGGAGACGCCGACATCAGATGAGTTGGAACAGTTTGCAAAGCAGTTCAAACAAAGGAGAATCAAGTTGGGATTCACTCAAGCAGACGTTGGCTTAGCACTAGGGACTCTCTATGGCAATGTTTTCTCTCAGACTACTATCTGCAGGTTTGAGGCTCTGCAGCTCAGCTTTAAGAACATGTGCAAACTGAAACCGCTACTAAACAAGTGGCTAGAAGAGGCAGATTCATCTACCGGCAGCCCGACTAGTATTGACAAAATCGCAGCCCAAGgcaggaaaagaaagaagagaaccTCGATAGAGGTGAGTGTCAAAGGGGTTTTGGAAACTCATTTTCTTAAATGTCCCAAACCTGCAGCCCAAGAGATCTCCTCCTTGGCAGACAGCCTGCAGTTAGAGAAAGAAGTGGTGCGTGTCTGGTTTTGTAACAGACggcaaaaagagaaaagaatgacTCCACCAGGGGATC